In Candidatus Dormiibacterota bacterium, the following are encoded in one genomic region:
- a CDS encoding HEAT repeat domain-containing protein, whose product MRLLMVRVVEGVGGFLLLLTVAIVINKALREMGERLDRRRRALLEPLVFEYLGAATSRPLRDVLPEPPSRRDRRLLERILLESARLVKGSTQERITAAFEGQGAVREAIRALESARWWKRADAAEKLGLMRSKAAVEPLVQRMNDPEPEVRIRAARALGLIRGRTSIRPLVGALADPSRWSAIRVAEILISVGSEAVDELLAAFDTLPQNGRVSALDVLGRIRGLRALGLMKSCLLDPHPDIRARAAHGLGLIGDPGTTPDLVAALQDQEWPVRAMAAKSLGRLGDPSAILPLREAMKDRRWWVRYNSGEALRHMGNAGLEALTDMLSSDDPYARHMAVAQLEEGRVIDQFVAELTSSDSPTRAAAIRFIDKVTAAARIDERTRQAATSAQEGVRQALSHILRAPAPPGGGGVR is encoded by the coding sequence ATGCGTCTCCTGATGGTCCGGGTCGTCGAGGGAGTCGGCGGGTTCCTCCTCCTGCTCACCGTGGCCATCGTCATCAACAAGGCGCTGCGGGAGATGGGGGAGAGGCTCGACCGGCGCAGGCGCGCCCTGCTCGAGCCCCTGGTGTTCGAGTACCTCGGTGCGGCCACGTCCAGGCCGCTCCGTGACGTCCTGCCGGAACCGCCGTCGCGGCGCGATCGGCGTCTGCTGGAGCGGATCCTCCTGGAATCGGCGCGTCTCGTGAAGGGAAGCACCCAGGAGCGGATCACCGCCGCCTTCGAGGGGCAGGGCGCGGTGCGCGAGGCGATCCGCGCCCTGGAAAGCGCCCGCTGGTGGAAGCGCGCCGACGCCGCCGAAAAGCTGGGCCTGATGCGAAGCAAGGCGGCCGTCGAACCGCTCGTCCAGCGGATGAACGATCCGGAGCCGGAAGTCCGCATCCGCGCGGCGCGCGCCCTGGGTCTCATCCGGGGCAGGACCTCGATCCGCCCGCTCGTCGGCGCCCTGGCCGATCCCAGCCGCTGGTCGGCCATCCGTGTCGCCGAGATTCTGATCAGCGTGGGCAGCGAGGCCGTGGACGAGCTGCTCGCGGCCTTCGACACCCTGCCGCAGAACGGCCGTGTCTCGGCCCTCGACGTGCTGGGCCGCATCCGGGGTCTGCGTGCCCTCGGGCTGATGAAGAGCTGCCTCCTCGATCCGCACCCCGACATCCGGGCGCGCGCGGCGCACGGGCTCGGCCTCATCGGCGACCCGGGAACCACACCGGATCTGGTCGCGGCGCTCCAGGACCAGGAGTGGCCGGTACGCGCCATGGCCGCCAAGTCGCTCGGCAGGCTCGGGGACCCGTCGGCCATCCTCCCCCTGCGGGAGGCGATGAAGGACCGCCGGTGGTGGGTACGCTACAACTCCGGTGAAGCGCTGCGCCACATGGGGAACGCGGGTCTCGAGGCGCTCACCGACATGCTGAGCTCGGACGATCCGTACGCCCGTCACATGGCCGTGGCGCAGCTCGAGGAGGGGCGGGTCATCGACCAGTTCGTCGCCGAATTGACCTCGAGCGACAGCCCCACGCGCGCCGCGGCCATCCGATTCATCGACAAGGTCACCGCGGCGGCGCGCATCGACGAGCGCACGCGGCAGGCGGCCACGAGCGCTCAGGAGGGCGTGCGCCAGGCCCTGTCCCATATCCTCAGGGCGCCCGCGCCGCCCGGAGGCGGAGGCGTTCGATGA
- a CDS encoding glycosyltransferase codes for MTWISILTLTVLGFNRWVIYYFGLLNGIYLLLFLVSFVEVMRFVKRTFFSDYEQILRSDMTWPISMIVPAFNEARSIVETVRSLLGVNYGQFEVVIVNDGSTDGTLERLIETFELKRTDRIYHRTLPTGPVRGIYWSLEYANLIVVDKEWSGKAEALNTGINVSRYPLFCSVDADSIIEDNALLRVVKPFMEHPQEMVAAGGIVRIVNGCEVREGRVLRIGLPKKALPVFQVVEYLRAFLGGRIGWSSLRSLLIISGAFGLYRKSEVIAAGGYDSWSETEDLELVLKLHEHMRRSGRKYRIVFVPDPVCWTEVPSTFRVLARQRNRWHRGMLQSLWRHRRMILNPEHGAIGMLGLPYFLLFETLGPFVEILGYVMVALSFWLGVLNLDFFVLFLIFAIFFGVFLSVAAVLLEEISFRRYPGWEHLARLVLYGVLENLGYRQSLALFKVKAFWDFLRGHRKAWGRMEREGFRAAGERPAA; via the coding sequence ATGACCTGGATCTCGATCCTGACCCTCACCGTCCTCGGGTTCAACCGCTGGGTGATCTACTACTTCGGACTCCTCAACGGCATCTATCTCCTGCTCTTTCTGGTGTCGTTCGTCGAAGTGATGCGTTTCGTCAAGCGGACGTTCTTCTCCGATTACGAGCAGATCCTCCGGTCCGACATGACCTGGCCGATCTCGATGATCGTCCCGGCCTTCAACGAGGCGCGTTCCATCGTCGAGACCGTGCGCTCGCTTCTGGGAGTGAACTACGGTCAGTTCGAGGTCGTCATCGTGAACGACGGTTCGACCGACGGGACCCTCGAGCGCCTCATCGAGACGTTCGAGCTGAAGCGCACCGACCGGATCTACCACCGCACCCTGCCGACCGGCCCGGTGCGCGGGATCTACTGGTCGCTCGAATACGCCAACCTGATCGTCGTGGACAAGGAATGGAGCGGGAAGGCGGAGGCGCTGAACACCGGCATCAACGTGTCCCGCTACCCCCTGTTCTGCTCCGTCGACGCCGACTCGATCATCGAGGACAACGCGCTCCTCCGCGTCGTCAAGCCGTTCATGGAGCATCCTCAGGAAATGGTCGCGGCGGGAGGCATCGTGCGCATCGTGAACGGCTGCGAGGTGCGCGAGGGGCGCGTGCTGCGGATCGGCCTGCCGAAGAAGGCCCTGCCCGTCTTCCAGGTCGTGGAGTATCTCCGCGCGTTCCTCGGGGGGCGCATCGGCTGGAGCAGCCTGAGGTCCCTGCTGATCATCTCCGGCGCCTTCGGGCTGTACCGTAAGTCGGAGGTCATCGCCGCGGGCGGTTACGACTCGTGGTCCGAGACCGAGGACCTCGAGCTGGTGCTGAAGCTCCACGAGCACATGCGCAGGAGCGGACGGAAGTACCGCATCGTCTTCGTCCCCGACCCGGTCTGCTGGACCGAGGTCCCGAGCACCTTCCGGGTGCTGGCGCGCCAGCGCAACCGTTGGCATCGGGGCATGCTGCAGAGCCTCTGGCGCCACAGGCGGATGATCCTGAACCCGGAGCACGGCGCCATCGGCATGCTCGGACTCCCCTATTTTCTGCTGTTCGAGACCCTCGGCCCCTTCGTCGAGATCCTCGGCTACGTCATGGTCGCCCTGTCCTTCTGGCTCGGAGTCCTGAATCTCGATTTCTTCGTGCTCTTCCTCATCTTCGCCATCTTCTTCGGCGTCTTCCTGTCCGTCGCCGCCGTCCTGCTGGAAGAGATCTCCTTCAGGCGCTATCCCGGCTGGGAGCATCTCGCCCGGCTGGTCCTCTACGGTGTCCTCGAGAACCTCGGCTACCGCCAGAGCCTCGCGCTGTTCAAGGTGAAGGCGTTCTGGGACTTCCTGCGCGGCCACCGCAAGGCCTGGGGGCGGATGGAGCGGGAGGGGTTCCGGGCGGCCGGGGAAAGACCCGCGGCCTGA
- a CDS encoding folylpolyglutamate synthase/dihydrofolate synthase family protein, with the protein MTYEEALAYLDSLEVLGIRPGLDRIRRLLDRLGDPQATYPSVLIAGTNGKGSVAADVASILRQAGHAPGVYTSPHLVRFEERIVVGEAPIAASELAALTSELRDVIAADRLLRNDPPTYFEATTALAFLHFRARKVPIVVLEVGMGGRFDATNVVTPLVCAVTQIAMDHTQWLGGTLGEIAYQKAGILRPGVPAAVSRQETAALEVIRGEARRVGAHLASTLDCEIRPLEDATRGAARRGGAGPRPARPIRFPDPPVFSLVTPSGGRYPELHLSLRGVHQVENAVTAVLVAERLAAAGVRGIDPGTIAAGLRDAVWPGRLELIRAHPDLLLDGAHNPAGCATLAAYLEEYQSGRPATLVFAAMKDKPVAEMLDILCPLAQTVVVTGLPVPRGEAPGTLSRLAAERHSDTRHAPSVEGAVRLALDEASPGALVVVSGSLYLVGEVKRILAG; encoded by the coding sequence GTGACCTACGAGGAAGCGCTCGCCTACCTCGATTCCCTCGAGGTCCTGGGCATTCGTCCGGGTCTGGACCGGATCCGGAGGCTTCTCGACCGCCTGGGTGACCCGCAGGCGACGTACCCTTCCGTGCTGATCGCCGGCACGAACGGCAAGGGCTCCGTCGCGGCCGACGTGGCCTCGATCCTGAGGCAGGCGGGGCACGCGCCCGGTGTCTACACCTCGCCGCACCTGGTTCGGTTCGAAGAGCGGATCGTCGTGGGAGAGGCGCCGATCGCCGCATCCGAGCTGGCCGCCCTCACCTCCGAGCTGCGCGATGTGATCGCGGCCGATCGCCTGCTGCGGAACGACCCGCCGACCTACTTCGAGGCCACGACCGCGCTCGCCTTCCTGCATTTCCGCGCGCGGAAGGTGCCGATCGTCGTGCTCGAGGTGGGGATGGGGGGCCGGTTCGACGCCACCAACGTCGTCACTCCCCTGGTCTGCGCCGTCACGCAGATCGCCATGGACCACACCCAGTGGCTCGGCGGGACGCTCGGGGAAATCGCCTACCAGAAGGCGGGCATCCTCCGGCCGGGCGTACCGGCTGCCGTTTCGAGACAGGAGACCGCGGCGCTCGAAGTGATTCGAGGCGAGGCCAGGCGAGTCGGGGCCCACCTGGCGTCGACCCTCGACTGCGAGATCCGACCCCTCGAAGATGCGACCCGGGGAGCCGCGCGGCGCGGGGGCGCGGGCCCTCGCCCCGCCCGCCCGATCCGTTTTCCCGATCCTCCCGTATTCTCCCTGGTCACGCCCTCGGGCGGCCGCTATCCCGAGCTCCACCTGTCGCTGCGCGGGGTTCATCAAGTCGAGAACGCAGTGACCGCCGTCCTAGTCGCCGAGCGGCTCGCCGCCGCCGGGGTCCGGGGCATCGACCCCGGGACGATCGCGGCCGGCCTCCGCGACGCCGTCTGGCCTGGCCGGCTCGAGCTCATACGCGCCCATCCCGATCTCCTCCTCGACGGGGCCCACAACCCGGCCGGCTGCGCGACTCTCGCGGCGTACCTGGAGGAGTACCAGTCCGGCCGCCCGGCGACCCTCGTGTTCGCGGCGATGAAGGACAAGCCCGTGGCCGAGATGCTCGACATCCTGTGTCCGCTGGCGCAGACGGTGGTCGTCACGGGGCTTCCCGTCCCTCGCGGCGAGGCACCGGGGACGCTGTCGCGTCTGGCGGCCGAGCGGCACTCCGACACCAGGCACGCACCGTCGGTCGAAGGGGCTGTGCGGCTCGCCCTCGACGAGGCTTCCCCCGGGGCTCTCGTCGTCGTCAGCGGCTCCCTCTACCTCGTGGGAGAGGTCAAGAGGATCCTGGCGGGCTAG
- a CDS encoding response regulator, translated as MATAVPGRERILIADGDPLARRFVGALLANNGYEVHLAEDGDSVLRSAVSLKPRLLVIDLVLPGKDGFEVLHALKGEPATARLPVLILSVKDREEDVVKALSLGAEDYVSRPFSTRELLARIRKILERTG; from the coding sequence ATGGCGACGGCGGTGCCGGGCCGGGAACGGATCCTGATCGCGGACGGCGACCCGCTGGCGAGGCGCTTCGTGGGCGCGCTTTTGGCGAACAACGGCTATGAGGTGCACCTCGCCGAGGACGGCGACTCGGTTCTTCGGAGCGCCGTCTCGCTGAAGCCCCGTCTCCTGGTCATCGACCTCGTTCTCCCGGGCAAGGACGGCTTCGAGGTGCTGCACGCCCTGAAGGGGGAGCCGGCCACGGCCCGGCTTCCGGTGCTGATCCTTTCGGTGAAGGACCGCGAGGAGGACGTCGTCAAGGCTCTCAGCCTCGGAGCGGAGGACTACGTGAGCAGGCCGTTCAGCACGCGGGAGCTTCTGGCCCGCATCCGCAAGATCCTGGAAAGAACCGGGTAG
- a CDS encoding MFS transporter: MRVADRLDRLPLSGFHYRLLLLSGLGWLFDSMDGGLMSFVVARLKSEWHLSPDRVAFLNSAGLAGMFVGGAVAGSLADRFGRKTVFQTTLLVFSIATGLCALAQGFWSLLVLRFLVGFGLGGELPVAAALVSEFAPAKHRGRLVVLLESFWAFGWAAAAIIAEILARRAEMTGHGFPWRLAFFIGALPALYLIVLRRALPESPRYLSSCGRLDQAETVIRSIEAESGIPAGSPLQPDSDSAPTVRRTPRLRDLFCGDLARRTVMLWLLWFTMAYSYYGIFTWLPTLLAGQGFPLATSFRFTLIITLAQIPGYFTAAWLVEKIGRKATLIPFMLLCALGSFFFGSARAETDLILWGCLLSFFNLGAWGVTYGYTPELYPTWLRGTGTGFAAAFGRIGGLLAPLAVGRLMAGGGGGFTSVFVMFAAVLAAGSLSVVFFGEETRGRTLEEISRQGRVHPDPE, encoded by the coding sequence ATGAGGGTCGCCGATCGGCTGGACCGCCTCCCTCTCTCCGGTTTTCATTACCGGCTGCTCCTTTTGAGCGGACTCGGCTGGCTGTTCGACTCCATGGACGGCGGGCTCATGTCGTTCGTCGTGGCGCGCCTCAAGTCGGAATGGCACCTGTCCCCCGACCGCGTCGCGTTCCTCAACAGTGCGGGGCTCGCCGGCATGTTCGTCGGAGGGGCGGTGGCCGGGAGCCTCGCCGACCGCTTCGGCCGCAAGACGGTATTCCAGACGACCCTCCTGGTGTTCAGCATCGCCACCGGATTGTGCGCCCTGGCGCAGGGATTCTGGTCCCTGCTCGTCCTCCGCTTCCTGGTCGGATTCGGCCTGGGGGGGGAGCTGCCGGTCGCGGCCGCCCTCGTCAGCGAGTTCGCCCCCGCGAAGCACCGCGGCCGGCTCGTCGTGCTCCTCGAATCATTCTGGGCCTTCGGGTGGGCCGCCGCCGCGATCATTGCCGAGATCCTGGCCCGCAGGGCCGAGATGACCGGGCACGGATTCCCTTGGCGTCTCGCGTTTTTCATCGGGGCTCTGCCGGCTCTGTATCTGATCGTGCTCCGCCGCGCCCTTCCCGAATCTCCACGCTATCTGTCGTCCTGCGGCCGGCTGGATCAGGCGGAGACGGTCATCCGATCGATCGAAGCGGAGAGCGGTATCCCGGCGGGATCCCCCCTCCAGCCGGACTCCGACTCCGCCCCGACGGTGCGCCGGACGCCCCGCCTGCGCGACCTTTTTTGCGGGGATCTGGCGCGCCGCACCGTCATGCTGTGGCTCCTCTGGTTCACGATGGCCTACTCGTACTACGGCATCTTCACATGGCTGCCGACCCTGCTGGCCGGGCAGGGATTTCCGCTAGCCACGTCGTTCCGGTTCACTCTCATCATCACGCTGGCGCAGATCCCGGGCTATTTCACCGCCGCCTGGCTGGTCGAGAAAATCGGCCGCAAGGCGACTCTCATTCCGTTCATGCTTCTCTGCGCCCTCGGCTCGTTCTTCTTCGGCAGCGCCCGCGCCGAGACTGATCTCATCCTCTGGGGCTGCCTCCTGTCGTTCTTCAACCTGGGGGCCTGGGGCGTGACGTACGGCTACACTCCCGAGCTCTATCCGACTTGGCTGCGCGGCACCGGGACCGGGTTTGCCGCCGCCTTCGGCCGCATCGGAGGCCTCCTGGCCCCGCTCGCCGTCGGCAGGCTGATGGCGGGCGGAGGCGGCGGCTTCACCTCCGTCTTCGTCATGTTCGCCGCGGTCCTGGCGGCGGGGTCTCTTTCGGTCGTCTTCTTCGGCGAGGAGACGCGCGGCCGGACGCTCGAGGAGATCTCGCGCCAGGGGCGTGTCCACCCCGATCCGGAATGA